The following proteins are co-located in the Nonlabens ponticola genome:
- a CDS encoding T9SS type A sorting domain-containing protein, translating to MKKITLLASLLATGLCFGQVLPIDFSVPEDEFTDAGSVFNIVPGPVDQDNPVGEIIGGGGQFDNVQLELAQFVDFSGDETVITFRFWNPVEADMPGLLQFAGSSDGSPAVEVPFTATQNGEWQEFSLDFANAGNAFPFCGGCPQEQEVNLDKYSRIVLFTDFNATTSNTYFIDDIAGGGDGGSVVPDPEPSEAAPAPTADSDNVISLFSDAYDDVPVNTFRAGFSQADFEQVEIATNPTLKYSSLTFVGIETLDDNAIDLEAAGMQFVNFDIWTPNMTSFAFKLVDFKGDGFDDGSNNTEATVTLTPVLNEWNSVSIPLSDFEEAGMDNFSDINQIIIAGDPSGSALVYVDNLFFSTQSTASNNDIAAAGFKVYPNPSSSEWNITSDNNDIQSIEVYSLLGNKVSSLDVETNVARIDNTGLAQGVYLAKVNTAAGSTTIKLIKK from the coding sequence ATGAAAAAAATTACTCTTTTAGCTAGTTTGCTAGCAACTGGACTTTGCTTTGGGCAAGTTCTTCCTATCGACTTCTCGGTTCCTGAGGATGAATTTACTGATGCTGGATCTGTATTTAATATTGTACCAGGACCTGTGGATCAAGACAATCCTGTAGGTGAGATCATAGGTGGTGGTGGACAGTTTGACAATGTTCAACTGGAGTTGGCCCAATTTGTAGATTTTTCTGGCGATGAAACTGTTATCACCTTCAGATTTTGGAATCCCGTAGAGGCAGATATGCCAGGACTATTACAATTTGCTGGATCATCAGATGGTTCTCCAGCTGTTGAAGTTCCATTTACCGCGACTCAAAATGGTGAGTGGCAAGAATTTTCTCTAGACTTCGCAAATGCTGGCAACGCGTTTCCTTTTTGTGGTGGATGCCCACAGGAGCAAGAAGTAAATCTGGACAAGTACTCAAGAATTGTTCTTTTTACAGACTTTAATGCTACAACCAGCAACACTTATTTTATTGATGATATTGCTGGTGGTGGCGATGGTGGATCAGTAGTTCCAGATCCAGAACCTAGTGAGGCTGCACCTGCACCTACTGCAGATTCTGATAATGTAATCTCGCTCTTCAGTGATGCGTACGATGATGTGCCGGTAAATACTTTTAGAGCAGGATTTAGTCAAGCAGACTTTGAGCAGGTAGAAATCGCGACAAACCCAACTTTGAAATATTCTTCATTAACATTTGTTGGTATTGAAACCTTGGATGATAATGCAATCGATCTAGAAGCTGCAGGAATGCAATTTGTAAACTTTGATATATGGACTCCTAACATGACTTCATTTGCCTTTAAGTTGGTGGATTTTAAGGGCGATGGATTTGATGATGGCTCCAACAATACAGAGGCGACAGTGACTTTAACACCTGTCCTAAATGAATGGAATTCAGTCAGCATTCCTTTATCTGATTTTGAAGAAGCAGGTATGGATAACTTTTCAGACATCAATCAAATTATTATTGCCGGTGATCCATCTGGATCTGCTCTAGTTTATGTAGATAACTTGTTTTTCTCAACTCAAAGCACAGCGAGTAATAATGATATAGCAGCGGCAGGATTTAAGGTGTATCCCAACCCATCTTCAAGCGAGTGGAATATAACAAGCGATAACAACGATATCCAATCAATAGAGGTGTACTCTTTGCTAGGTAATAAAGTTTCAAGTCTTGATGTTGAGACTAATGTTGCACGTATCGATAATACTGGTCTTGCTCAAGGTGTTTATTTGGCTAAAGTGAATACTGCAGCTGGATCAACAACTATCAAATTGATCAAGAAATAA
- the bglX gene encoding beta-glucosidase BglX — protein MKKYLFGFLALTAALVSCSDKTVVKSPTSNLSISYKAKSALDLRVDSVMQLMTLKEKIGQMNQYNGFMDFTGPVPDQGDASAKYQDIRDGMVGSMLNVRGVKNVRAVQKVAVEESRLGIPLIFGFDVIHGYQTMGPIPLAEAASWDLEAIQEASRLAAKEAAVAGLNWTFAPNVDISRDARWGRVMEGAGEDPYLGSKIATARVNGFQGEDLADQFTIAACAKHFAAYGFAEAGRDYNTADVGTSTLYNIVLPPFKAAAEAGARTFMNSFNDLNGIPATANEFLLRDILKDQWDYNGFVVSDWGSIKEMIAHNYARDNKDAARLAVNAGSDMDMESYAYKSHLEELVKEGKVDEALIDDAARRILKVKFELGLFDDPYKYCNEQLEKTVTGSDEMMDGALDMALKSMVLLKNDKNILPLKKSGQKIAVLGDLAFDKNSVLGSWRIGAIDNTAVSLVEGFKSYKGNQVTFERGPRFVTEDVAFAMEVQYNETDTTGTAAALKAAKNADVVVMMLGEHGYQSGEGRSRTQLDLPGLQQEFLEQVQAVNEDVVLVVASGRPLVLSWADENVPAILEAWQLGNQSGNAIAQVLYGDYNPSGKLPMSFPVNVGQAPIYYNRKNTGRPVLPGKDVVFWSHYQDAPNDPLYVFGHGLSYTTFEYNDIKLLNDYSSNGKITVMATLKNTGDVAGTEIAQLYIQDEFASVIRPIRELKGFEKITLKPGESKQLSFTLDKDELGFYDNNGNWIVEDGTFNVWIGGSSKTQLGTNFLLIQ, from the coding sequence ATGAAGAAATACCTTTTTGGTTTTCTAGCGTTGACAGCGGCGTTAGTTTCCTGTAGTGATAAGACTGTTGTCAAGTCACCAACCAGCAACTTATCAATAAGCTATAAAGCAAAATCAGCACTGGATTTGCGGGTAGATTCTGTGATGCAATTGATGACCTTGAAAGAGAAGATAGGTCAAATGAATCAGTACAATGGATTCATGGACTTTACAGGTCCTGTTCCCGATCAGGGCGATGCATCTGCAAAGTATCAAGATATCCGTGATGGTATGGTAGGTTCTATGCTCAATGTACGTGGCGTGAAGAATGTAAGGGCGGTTCAAAAAGTAGCCGTTGAGGAAAGCAGATTGGGCATACCATTAATTTTTGGGTTTGATGTTATCCACGGTTATCAAACCATGGGCCCTATTCCTTTAGCAGAGGCTGCAAGCTGGGATTTGGAAGCAATTCAAGAAGCATCAAGATTAGCAGCAAAGGAAGCGGCAGTAGCTGGTCTTAATTGGACGTTCGCCCCTAATGTAGATATATCAAGAGATGCTCGCTGGGGTCGCGTGATGGAAGGTGCTGGTGAAGATCCTTACTTAGGAAGCAAGATTGCTACCGCAAGAGTGAATGGATTTCAAGGTGAGGACTTGGCAGATCAGTTTACCATTGCAGCATGTGCAAAACACTTTGCGGCTTACGGCTTTGCAGAGGCTGGTCGCGATTATAATACGGCCGACGTTGGCACATCAACGCTATACAACATTGTTTTGCCACCATTCAAAGCAGCAGCAGAAGCCGGCGCAAGAACCTTTATGAATAGTTTTAACGATCTAAATGGGATTCCTGCCACGGCAAACGAGTTTTTATTGCGCGATATCCTCAAAGATCAATGGGACTATAACGGATTTGTAGTATCAGATTGGGGTTCTATAAAGGAGATGATTGCTCATAATTATGCACGTGATAATAAAGATGCTGCGAGGCTAGCAGTAAATGCCGGTAGTGATATGGATATGGAATCCTATGCTTATAAATCTCATCTAGAAGAATTAGTTAAGGAAGGTAAAGTTGATGAGGCACTAATCGATGATGCCGCACGTCGTATTCTTAAGGTAAAATTTGAATTAGGCCTATTTGATGATCCCTACAAATATTGCAATGAGCAGCTAGAAAAAACGGTTACTGGAAGCGACGAGATGATGGACGGCGCGTTAGATATGGCGTTGAAGTCTATGGTTCTTTTAAAGAATGATAAAAACATACTACCACTTAAAAAATCAGGTCAAAAAATAGCAGTTTTAGGTGATCTCGCTTTTGATAAAAATAGTGTCCTTGGTAGCTGGCGTATTGGAGCTATTGATAACACAGCGGTCAGTCTCGTTGAAGGATTTAAAAGTTATAAGGGAAACCAAGTGACTTTTGAACGTGGACCAAGGTTCGTGACAGAAGACGTCGCATTTGCGATGGAAGTGCAATACAACGAAACAGATACCACAGGAACTGCCGCGGCGCTCAAGGCTGCAAAAAATGCAGATGTCGTCGTGATGATGCTAGGAGAACATGGCTATCAAAGCGGTGAAGGTCGCAGTAGAACTCAACTAGATCTACCAGGATTACAACAAGAATTTCTAGAGCAAGTTCAAGCGGTTAATGAGGATGTGGTTTTAGTCGTCGCGAGTGGTCGTCCATTGGTATTATCATGGGCCGATGAAAATGTACCAGCTATCCTAGAAGCTTGGCAGTTAGGTAATCAATCTGGTAATGCTATCGCTCAAGTACTTTATGGAGATTACAATCCATCAGGAAAACTGCCTATGAGTTTTCCAGTGAATGTAGGGCAAGCACCTATATATTATAATCGCAAAAATACTGGTAGACCAGTATTGCCAGGCAAGGACGTGGTTTTCTGGTCGCATTATCAAGATGCGCCTAATGATCCATTGTACGTTTTTGGTCATGGTCTTAGCTATACAACTTTTGAGTACAATGATATAAAGTTGCTAAACGATTATTCAAGCAACGGTAAAATAACGGTGATGGCAACTTTAAAAAATACTGGCGACGTTGCAGGAACTGAGATTGCTCAACTTTACATTCAGGATGAGTTTGCATCGGTTATTAGACCTATTAGAGAACTAAAAGGATTTGAAAAAATCACCTTGAAGCCAGGTGAGAGTAAGCAACTTTCATTCACTTTAGATAAAGATGAGCTAGGATTTTATGATAATAATGGCAATTGGATTGTTGAAGACGGCACATTCAACGTTTGGATAGGCGGTTCTTCAAAGACTCAATTGGGCACCAATTTCTTATTAATTCAATAA
- a CDS encoding glycoside hydrolase family 16 protein: MKMFNKIGWFLVIAVTILGCQDDDTEFGPVVAPSDLSVSFEVQGEDDENPNGDGTGVVTFSANASNALNYTYSFGDSRSSFSSDGDLEHRYVQQGVNTYTVTVTATGTGGAATSQTTQVTVFSAFEDNDAKQLLTGGSSKIWYWAAAEPGHLGVGPNNGDPTDGNNNFPQFYQAAPFEKNGADESLCLYEDQLVFSLNDDEELVYQLNNFGQTYFNGAFESVVGGSNGFDFCYDFDTDGVKNVTLSPSESIVPDSEKRGTTMTFSDDGFMSYYINTSVYDILELTENRMVVRGIMNGDLAWYHTFSTDDPNAEQGGDDNSDGSGEPEGTLVWSDEFDVDGAPNPANWTFDTGTGSDGWGNNEQQFYTDRTENIEVSNGTLKITARDEDFGGRSYTSSRIKTEGLFEFQYGTIEFSAKLPEGGGTWPAIWSLGADYQTNPWPAAGEIDYMEHIGNTQNTIYATVHRPGASGGNADGGEIEIENASSEFHTYRTIWNEDTIRFFVDGELIHQVANSDAVPFNKDFFIIMNIAMGGNFGGDIDPAFTESTMEVDYIRVYQ; encoded by the coding sequence ATGAAAATGTTTAATAAAATAGGGTGGTTCCTGGTTATTGCGGTAACCATTTTGGGTTGTCAGGATGATGACACAGAGTTTGGGCCAGTAGTTGCACCATCTGATTTATCCGTGTCATTTGAGGTACAAGGAGAAGATGATGAAAATCCTAATGGTGATGGTACAGGTGTGGTAACCTTTAGTGCAAATGCATCTAACGCCTTGAATTACACTTATAGTTTCGGTGACTCTCGCTCTTCTTTTTCATCAGATGGTGATTTAGAACATAGATATGTCCAGCAAGGTGTAAATACATATACTGTAACTGTTACGGCTACAGGAACTGGTGGCGCAGCCACTTCACAAACAACTCAAGTAACAGTTTTCAGTGCTTTTGAAGACAACGATGCTAAACAATTATTGACTGGCGGCTCCTCAAAAATATGGTATTGGGCAGCAGCTGAACCTGGACATCTAGGAGTTGGACCTAACAATGGTGACCCTACAGATGGAAACAATAATTTCCCACAATTCTATCAAGCGGCACCTTTTGAAAAAAATGGAGCTGACGAGAGCTTATGTCTTTATGAAGATCAGTTAGTTTTTAGCTTAAATGACGATGAGGAATTAGTTTATCAATTGAACAATTTTGGTCAAACTTATTTCAACGGCGCATTTGAATCGGTCGTTGGTGGTAGTAATGGATTTGACTTCTGCTATGATTTTGATACTGATGGCGTAAAGAATGTTACTCTAAGTCCATCAGAATCTATTGTTCCAGACAGCGAGAAACGAGGAACTACTATGACTTTTAGTGATGATGGTTTTATGAGTTATTACATTAATACTAGCGTGTATGACATTCTTGAATTAACCGAGAATAGAATGGTGGTACGTGGGATCATGAATGGAGATCTTGCATGGTATCATACGTTCTCGACGGATGATCCCAATGCAGAACAAGGTGGTGACGATAACAGCGATGGTTCAGGAGAGCCAGAAGGCACCTTGGTATGGTCTGATGAGTTTGATGTTGATGGTGCGCCTAATCCTGCCAACTGGACTTTTGATACGGGAACAGGTTCCGATGGTTGGGGAAACAACGAGCAGCAATTCTATACTGATCGAACTGAAAATATAGAAGTTTCAAATGGTACATTGAAAATTACGGCTCGAGATGAGGACTTTGGTGGTAGATCATATACATCATCACGTATCAAAACAGAAGGTCTTTTTGAATTCCAATATGGTACAATAGAATTTAGCGCCAAACTACCAGAAGGTGGTGGCACATGGCCAGCCATTTGGTCTCTAGGAGCAGATTATCAGACCAACCCATGGCCAGCTGCAGGTGAGATCGATTACATGGAACACATAGGTAATACTCAAAATACAATTTATGCTACTGTGCATAGACCGGGCGCTTCAGGCGGCAATGCAGATGGTGGTGAGATAGAAATCGAAAACGCATCTTCAGAATTTCATACGTACCGTACCATCTGGAATGAGGACACTATCAGGTTTTTTGTAGATGGTGAATTAATTCATCAAGTTGCAAATTCAGATGCGGTTCCTTTCAACAAAGACTTTTTTATCATCATGAATATTGCGATGGGTGGAAATTTTGGAGGAGATATTGATCCTGCATTTACTGAAAGTACGATGGAGGTTGATTACATAAGAGTTTACCAATAA
- a CDS encoding phage tail protein translates to MKNRFIYFLFAAFAMIACEEDDIQDEVDAIAAPQNVDLTFKITQDNTGLVTITPTAQGATTFEVFYGDGNEEDSAQLALGESTQYTYDEGNYQVRVIATGVNGKQTEVTKDLMVSFRAPENLEIEVTPDPSNSFAVDVSASADFATMFEVTFGEDDDEEPQELALDGVASYEYESTGIYEITVTAFSGGEATTTQTIEVEIVDPVLLPIDFESDTIEYTFGDFGGAASAKVDNPDNDGNESENVAQTIKTDGAETFAGTVIELGAPIDFSTFEKIKMKVRSPRPNTFVTLKLENATNSDIAAEVSAVTSGDTDEWETLLFDFGDADLTQEYSKLIIFFDLGNTGDGTTYFFDDIEQTNQQAELLRLPLTFESPVIEYNFIEFGGAPTTVVDNPQTTGINISPIVATTLKVNGAQSFAGAFIDLEQAINFDDFSQIQVDVLSPKAGSVVNLKVENLDDASRNREVTAVTSATPGEWETLTFDFTGIDTSVDYQRVIIFFDFLTDGQGDRYYFDNIRESDGSNPLDLPLSFEDSSQSYSFVDFGGASTSIASNPDADDVNSSDTVARSVKSASAEFFAGSFITLSDPIDFQSQTKIRMKTYAPVSGITIKLKLENESNPDISTEIDVTNTVANQWEELVYDFSAQDLSREYSKVVVFFDFGNGGIGQDLEYYFDEIILSN, encoded by the coding sequence ATGAAAAATAGATTTATTTACTTCTTGTTTGCGGCATTTGCTATGATCGCTTGTGAAGAGGACGATATTCAGGATGAGGTAGATGCGATCGCAGCACCGCAAAATGTTGATCTCACCTTCAAAATCACTCAAGACAATACAGGTCTGGTGACAATAACGCCTACGGCACAAGGCGCTACTACATTTGAGGTATTCTACGGCGATGGTAATGAAGAGGATAGTGCACAATTAGCATTAGGTGAGAGTACCCAATATACCTATGATGAGGGCAATTATCAGGTAAGAGTCATAGCGACAGGAGTCAACGGTAAACAAACTGAGGTTACTAAGGATTTAATGGTCTCATTCCGTGCGCCAGAAAATCTAGAGATTGAGGTAACTCCAGATCCTAGCAATTCATTTGCTGTGGATGTGAGCGCGTCAGCAGATTTTGCTACCATGTTTGAGGTAACTTTTGGTGAAGACGATGATGAAGAGCCGCAAGAGTTAGCACTGGATGGAGTTGCGAGTTATGAGTACGAGTCAACAGGAATTTATGAGATTACAGTTACAGCTTTTAGTGGTGGAGAAGCCACAACTACACAAACTATTGAGGTTGAGATCGTCGATCCAGTCTTGTTACCTATCGATTTTGAGTCCGATACGATTGAATATACCTTCGGTGATTTTGGTGGTGCCGCTTCCGCGAAAGTGGACAACCCAGACAATGATGGTAACGAGAGTGAAAATGTAGCACAAACGATAAAGACTGATGGAGCAGAGACCTTTGCTGGTACCGTCATAGAATTAGGAGCACCAATAGATTTTTCGACGTTCGAAAAGATCAAAATGAAAGTGCGTTCTCCTAGACCTAATACATTTGTCACCTTAAAATTAGAGAACGCCACAAACAGCGACATCGCTGCCGAGGTTAGTGCCGTAACATCAGGTGATACAGATGAATGGGAAACCTTATTATTTGACTTTGGCGATGCAGACCTAACTCAAGAATACTCTAAGTTGATCATCTTCTTTGATTTAGGCAACACAGGTGATGGAACAACCTATTTCTTTGATGATATAGAACAAACCAATCAACAGGCAGAATTGCTACGCTTACCATTAACGTTTGAATCTCCTGTTATAGAGTACAACTTTATAGAGTTCGGCGGTGCACCTACTACGGTCGTTGATAATCCACAGACGACAGGAATTAATATATCACCTATAGTAGCAACTACCCTTAAAGTAAATGGTGCGCAATCTTTTGCAGGTGCATTTATAGATCTAGAGCAGGCCATCAACTTTGATGACTTTTCACAAATTCAGGTGGACGTTCTTTCCCCAAAAGCAGGATCTGTGGTTAATCTTAAGGTTGAGAATCTAGATGATGCTAGTAGAAATAGAGAAGTTACCGCGGTAACATCTGCTACACCTGGTGAATGGGAGACATTGACATTTGATTTTACGGGTATCGATACGTCAGTAGACTATCAACGTGTGATCATCTTTTTTGACTTCTTGACAGACGGTCAAGGCGACCGCTACTACTTTGATAACATTAGAGAATCTGATGGTTCAAACCCTTTGGATTTACCATTAAGTTTTGAGGATAGTTCGCAGTCATACAGCTTTGTAGATTTCGGTGGTGCATCAACATCCATTGCTTCAAATCCAGATGCAGACGACGTTAATTCATCTGACACCGTGGCACGTAGTGTAAAATCTGCTAGTGCAGAATTCTTTGCAGGGTCTTTTATCACACTTTCTGATCCTATTGATTTTCAGTCGCAAACTAAAATCAGAATGAAAACATATGCACCAGTCAGCGGTATCACCATCAAATTAAAATTAGAGAATGAATCTAATCCTGATATAAGCACAGAAATTGATGTGACGAATACTGTGGCCAATCAATGGGAAGAATTAGTCTATGATTTCAGTGCCCAGGATTTATCTAGAGAATATTCTAAGGTAGTTGTATTCTTTGATTTTGGTAACGGTGGTATTGGTCAGGATCTTGAATACTACTTTGACGAAATAATACTATCAAATTAA